In a genomic window of Microcebus murinus isolate Inina unplaced genomic scaffold, M.murinus_Inina_mat1.0 scaf003_hap2_Mmur4.0, whole genome shotgun sequence:
- the TMEM187 gene encoding transmembrane protein 187: MQALFHVAVAGCLCAATVYTGIFEGVFVQVGYEHYAEVPVAGLPAFLAMPFNSLVNLGYVLLGVYWLRRNSSAPGFPVEMGRASYLEAVFAGMALLYGPVQWLRIWTQMHSAAVLDQWLTLPIFAWPLAWCFYLDRGWKPWLFLSIECLSLASYGLALLHPHGFEATLGVHVVATVGQRLDLRAQRQYGSTSSATYLALGVFSCLGFMVLKLCDHQLTRWHLFQYLTGHFWSKVCDVLQFHFAFLFLTNLSTCQRLHPERKTH; encoded by the coding sequence ATGCAGGCCCTCTTTCATGTGGCTGTAGCAGGCTGCCTCTGTGCTGCTACCGTCTACACAGGCATTTTCGAGGGTGTCTTCGTCCAAGTGGGCTATGAGCACTATGCAGAAGTGCCCGTGGCCGGCCTCCCAGCCTTCCTGGCCATGCCCTTCAACTCGCTCGTGAACTTGGGCTACGTGCTCCTGGGTGTGTACTGGTTGCGGAGGAACAGCAGTGCCCCAGGGTTCCCAGTGGAGATGGGGAGGGCCAGCTACCTGGAAGCCGTCTTCGCGGGCATGGCGCTGCTCTACGGTCCTGTGCAGTGGCTGCGCATCTGGACCCAGATGCACTCCGCCGCGGTGCTTGACCAGTGGCTCACTTTGCCCATCTTTGCGTGGCCGCTGGCCTGGTGCTTCTACCTAGACAGGGGTTGGAAGCCCTGGTTGTTCCTGTCCATCGAGTGCCTCTCCCTGGCCAGTTACGGCCTTGCACTACTGCATCCTCACGGGTTCGAGGCCACACTGGGTGTTCACGTGGTGGCCACAGTGGGGCAGCGTCTGGACCTGCGTGCCCAGCGTCAGTATGGCAGCACCTCCTCAGCCACCTACCTAGCTCTAGGAGTGTTCTCCTGTCTGGGCTTCATGGTCCTCAAGCTGTGTGACCATCAACTCACACGGTGGCATCTCTTCCAGTACCTCACAGGCCACTTCTGGTCCAAGGTCTGTGATGTGCTCCAGTTCCACTTTGCGTTTTTGTTTCTGACAAATTTAAGCACTTGCCAAAGACTCCATCCTGAGAGGAAGACACATTAA